The Streptomyces noursei ATCC 11455 sequence CGCATCCCCCCGCGCCCGGCCGCGCCCGCGCCCATGCCGCCGCCCGCCCCCACGCCCCCGCCCGTCACCGAACCGGCCTGGTCACCGGCGCTGGACGCGGTCCTGGTGCACAGTCACCACACCGGCGCCGACCTCTCGGCGCTCGCCGCCGAACTGGGCCTGGACGTGGCGATCCTGGCCGCCCGCGCCCACCAACTCGCCGCCGAGTCCCACACCGCCCGCCCCACGGCACCGGACCGCATCGGCCGCCACCGACGGATGGCCGACGCCCAACCCACCGCCCCGGCCGACGCCGGCCACCAGCCCCGCACCGAGGCTCCACCGCCCCACTCCCCGTACGAGCCGCACGCCACCTGGGCGTCGCCCGGCCACCCCGCCGCGTGGGCGGCGCCACAGGATCCCTATGCCTCCTGGACGCCACAGGAGGCCCACGCCGCCTGGTCATCCCCACCGCCACCGGTGGCGGCGGCGCCCACCTGGGATCCCAGCGCCGTCACCGTCGCCCAGCACGACTGGGACGGCATCCTCAGCCAATGGGAGGCCGCCAGCGCGCCGTACACCTCCAGTCCGGGGCAACAATTCCCCTGACCCCGGGCGGCCCGCGCCGCCGCCCGCGAACACCCGTTCCCACCGTCTCCCGGTCATCGCCTAAAGTGGTGCGCGAGCCGTGACTGGCGCTTGGGTGGAGTACCACCGGGAAGCGGCTCGGCCACTTCGGCCAATGCCGTGCGCCTGGGCGATCCCGTACGACGTACGACGCTCAGGAGGCGCCATGTCGCAGACCACGTCCCCCACCGCCCGCCTGATGGACGGCAGCGCGCTCGCCCGTCGGATGGTCGGGGAGGCCGCCGAGCGCGCCGCGGCACTCGCCGCGCGCACCGGCCGGGCGCCGTGCCTGGCCACCGTCCTCGTGGGCGACGACCCGGCCTCGGTCACCTACGTCCGGATGAAGCGCAACCGCTGCGCCGAGGCCGGCGTCCAGTCGCGGCACATCGCGCTGCCCGCCGACACCACCACCGCCCAACTCGTCGACACCATCGGCGAGTTGTCGGACGACTCCGGTGTGCACGGCATCCTGCTCCAGCACCCGGTCGGTCCGCACATCGACGAGCGCGCGGCCTTCGAGGCCATCGCCCCCGAGAAGGATGTCGACGGGGTCACCGCGCACTCCTTCGCCGCGATGAGCCTCGGCATGGACGGCTTCGCGTCCTGCACCCCCGGCGGCATCATGCACCTCCTGGACCACTACGACGTCGATCTGACCGGCAAGCACGCGGTGGTCGTCGGGCGCAGCGCGATCCTCGGCAAGCCCGTGGGGATGCTGCTGCTCGGCCGCGACGCCACCGTCACCTACTGCCACTCCCGCACCACCGACCTCGCCGCCCACACCAGGGAGGCCGATGTGCTGATCGCCGCGGTCGGCCGTCCCCGCTTCCTCCACGGCGACCAGCTCAAGCCCGGAGCCGTCGTCATCGACGCCGGCTACAACCCCGGCAACGTCGGCGATGTCGACTTCCCGTCCGCGGCGGCGGTCGCGAGCCTGATCACCCCCGTGCCCGGAGGTGTCGGCCCGATGACCATCGCCACCCTGCTCACCCAGACCGTCGACGCGGCCACCCGGCAGCTGGGGGCGGCGGGCTGAGGCCCGATCACGCCACCGTGACCGTGGCCTTCCAGAGCAGGACATGGTGTGCGCAGAGCGAGCCGGGGGAGGCGTGACAGGTCCGCCGCGCGGTGAGCGTGGCGGTGCCCCGTCCGGCCGCGACGAAGCGTCCGGTGGTGCCGCCGGCCGGTGTCACGCCGGCCGCCGTGCGCCGGAGCACCGCGGTGCCGCCGGCGACCGGAGCGCTCCAGGCGTAGGTCGTGCCGCCGGTGCGCTCACCGGTGAGCCGGACCTCGATCACGTCCCCGGTGTGCACGGTGAGCGTCCGGCCGTTGTCCGCGTCGGCGAGCAGGACGCCGTGGGCCGGGGTGGCCCGGACCGCACGGGGGAGGGCCGGGCCCGGCGCGGCCGGCGCCGTGGCGGAGGCCGTTCCCATGCCCAGTGCCGCACTCGCGGCGCACGCCGCGGCCAGATACCTCGTCGCCTTCATGGGACTCCAAATGCCGGAAGAGGACCGTCGGTCGAGAGCCGGGCGCGGGCGCGGCCCGGTCGTCCGCGCGGTGGCGCCGTCATGCTCTCAGGCGGGGCGGCCCGGTGGTATCAGCAGAAAGAGTGAACGGCGGCGGGGGTGGGCGGGTTGATCCGGTCAGGGTGAGGCCCGGTGCGGGGCTCGGCGTGATGCCGGTTCGATGCTGGTTCGGCGCCTGGGGTGTTGCCCCGCGCGCGGGGTGTGCGCGCAGGTCACGGGCCCGGTGGGTAGCATTCCCTGCCGCCGCAGCTGCCGGCTCATGCTCATGTCATACGGGGGGTTTGCTCTTACATGTTCGGAATCGTCAGGCCCTGTTCCCATCGGCTGACCCAAGGGCTCAAGACCGAGTGGATGGCCCACTTGTGCGGCCTGTGTCTGGCGCTGCGCGCCGACCACGGCCAGTTCGCACGGATCGTCACCAACTACGACGGCCTGATCGTCTCGGTGCTGACCGACGCCCAGTCCGGCCGGACCGAACTCCGACGCCGCACCGCCGGCCCCTGCCCCCTGCGCGGGATGCGGACCGCCTCGGTCGCCCAGGGGGAGGGCGCGCGCCTCGCGGCGTCGGTGTCCCTCGTCCTCGCCTCGGCGAAGATCCGTGACCACGTCGCCGACGGGAACGGGGTGCTGCGCCGCCGTCCGATGGCCGCCGCGGCGCGCCGGGTCGCCGCGGGCTGGGACCGGGCCGGGGCCCGCACCGGCGCCGCGCTCGGCTTCGACACCGCCGTCCTCGTCGACGCGGTGGACCGGCAGTTGGGCATCGAGGAACTGGCCGGCCCGGGGACGCTGCTGACGGTGATCACCGAGCCGACCGAGACGGCCACCGCCGCGGCCTTCGCACACACCGCGGTGCTGGCGGGCCGGCCCGGCAACGCCGCGCCGCTGGCCGAGGCCGGCCGGCTCTTCGGTCGACTGGCCCACCTCCTCGACGCCGTGGAGGACCGTGCGGCGGACGCCGCCGAGGGCGCCTGGAACCCGATCACCGCCACCGGCGCCGGCCTGGCCGAAGCCCGCCGGCTGTGCGACGACGCACTGCACGGCATCCGACTGGCGCTGCGCGACGTGGAGTTCACCGACTCGGCCCTGGTCCATGTGCTGCTGGTGCACGAACTGCGGCGCTCGGTGGACCGCGCCTTCGGGACGTCGTCCTGCTCCCACCAGGGCCACGGCGCGACGCCCGGCCCCTACGACCCGCAGGGCGGGAACCCGTACGCCAACAATCCCTATGCCGACAATCCCTACGGGAACAATCCCTACGGGAACCCGTACGGGAACGGGGGCGTGCCCAACGGGGGTTCCCCGTACGGGCAGCCGCCGGTCGGCGGTCCGTACGCCGGTGGTCAGCAGCATCTGAACGTCCCGCAGGCCCCGGCCGGCGGCGGGCCGGTTCCGCCCGGCGGCTCGGGCGGTGGCTACGGCGGCGGGGACGGCGGACCGGGCGGCGGCGACGGCCGGTCGCCGCACTTCCCGCAGCCGCCGAAGAAGCCGCGCGGCTTCTGGGCGGGCTGCGCGGTGGCCATCGGGCTGTGCTGCACCTGCAAGGTCTGCTGCGCGTCGGAGTTCGAGGGGCCGTGGTCGCGCAAGACGCGCGAGGGCTGCTGCCACAGCTGCGACTGTTGCGACTGCTGCAACTGCGGTGACGGCTGCGGCTGCTGCTGCGACAGCTGTGACTGTTGCGATGGCTGTGGCTGCTGCGACTGCTGAGCGGCGGGGCGCGCGGGAAAAGCAGGGGTGGGGTCCGCGACGGGAGTGTTACCGTCGGGCCCCTGTCACCGCGCCCTCGGACCGTGGCGCCGGATCGCGCCGGTCGTCGGCCCCGCACCCAGAACGGAACTGTCGTGAGCACCACCTGGACCACCCGCTCCGAGACGCCCGAGGACGCCGCCGCGATCCGCGGGATCAACCTCGCGGCGTTCCCCTCAGCCGAGGAGGCCGACCTGGTGGACGCCCTGCGCGCGGACCCGGAAGCCTGGATCGACGGCCTCTCCC is a genomic window containing:
- a CDS encoding bifunctional 5,10-methylenetetrahydrofolate dehydrogenase/5,10-methenyltetrahydrofolate cyclohydrolase; its protein translation is MSQTTSPTARLMDGSALARRMVGEAAERAAALAARTGRAPCLATVLVGDDPASVTYVRMKRNRCAEAGVQSRHIALPADTTTAQLVDTIGELSDDSGVHGILLQHPVGPHIDERAAFEAIAPEKDVDGVTAHSFAAMSLGMDGFASCTPGGIMHLLDHYDVDLTGKHAVVVGRSAILGKPVGMLLLGRDATVTYCHSRTTDLAAHTREADVLIAAVGRPRFLHGDQLKPGAVVIDAGYNPGNVGDVDFPSAAAVASLITPVPGGVGPMTIATLLTQTVDAATRQLGAAG
- a CDS encoding DUF5685 family protein, with amino-acid sequence MFGIVRPCSHRLTQGLKTEWMAHLCGLCLALRADHGQFARIVTNYDGLIVSVLTDAQSGRTELRRRTAGPCPLRGMRTASVAQGEGARLAASVSLVLASAKIRDHVADGNGVLRRRPMAAAARRVAAGWDRAGARTGAALGFDTAVLVDAVDRQLGIEELAGPGTLLTVITEPTETATAAAFAHTAVLAGRPGNAAPLAEAGRLFGRLAHLLDAVEDRAADAAEGAWNPITATGAGLAEARRLCDDALHGIRLALRDVEFTDSALVHVLLVHELRRSVDRAFGTSSCSHQGHGATPGPYDPQGGNPYANNPYADNPYGNNPYGNPYGNGGVPNGGSPYGQPPVGGPYAGGQQHLNVPQAPAGGGPVPPGGSGGGYGGGDGGPGGGDGRSPHFPQPPKKPRGFWAGCAVAIGLCCTCKVCCASEFEGPWSRKTREGCCHSCDCCDCCNCGDGCGCCCDSCDCCDGCGCCDC